A single window of Pontibacillus chungwhensis DNA harbors:
- the trpA gene encoding tryptophan synthase subunit alpha — protein sequence MVDQTRFQKRLKREKDLFIPFIMSGDPTPEATVEIALTMQQSGADVLELGVPYSDPLADGPTIQEAAGRALAQGMNLTEAMKLVPKMRERGVTIPIVLFTYYNPVLRYGLEAFAEAMKENDVDGLLIPDIPLEESEEIRGFTEQYGVELISLVAPNSEERIKRIAEQAKGFLYCVSSLGVTGERKDMNPDIASFLEKVKQYSQVPVAVGFGISSYEQVKLVQGYSDGVIIGSKIIKLIDSHHEELTNEGTRAEALQALQKDVEKLVKGE from the coding sequence ATGGTTGATCAAACACGTTTTCAAAAACGATTGAAGCGCGAAAAGGATTTATTCATTCCGTTTATCATGAGCGGTGACCCGACTCCTGAAGCAACTGTTGAGATTGCCTTAACGATGCAGCAAAGCGGGGCTGATGTATTGGAGTTAGGTGTTCCCTATTCAGATCCTTTAGCAGATGGACCTACCATTCAAGAAGCAGCAGGTCGTGCGTTAGCGCAAGGTATGAATCTGACAGAAGCTATGAAACTCGTTCCTAAAATGAGGGAGCGAGGGGTGACAATTCCGATCGTTTTATTCACGTATTATAACCCTGTGCTGCGCTATGGACTCGAGGCATTCGCTGAAGCCATGAAAGAGAATGATGTAGATGGTTTACTGATCCCGGATATTCCATTGGAAGAAAGTGAAGAGATCCGTGGTTTTACAGAGCAATACGGGGTTGAGCTCATTTCACTTGTAGCGCCTAACTCTGAAGAACGCATCAAACGTATTGCAGAGCAGGCAAAGGGCTTCTTATACTGTGTTTCTTCTCTTGGTGTAACAGGAGAGCGTAAGGATATGAATCCTGATATTGCTTCGTTTCTAGAGAAAGTAAAGCAGTATAGCCAGGTCCCTGTAGCAGTAGGCTTCGGGATATCAAGTTATGAACAAGTTAAGCTTGTGCAGGGGTATAGTGACGGTGTTATTATTGGCAGTAAAATTATAAAGTTAATTGATTCACATCATGAAGAGTTAACAAATGAAGGTACAAGAGCCGAGGCGTTGCAAGCCTTACAAAAGGACGTAGAGAAGTTAGTTAAAGGGGAATAA
- a CDS encoding anthranilate synthase component II yields the protein MILMIDNYDSFTYNLVQYVGEIYGDITVRRNDEVTIDEIREMDPDAILLSPGPCSPNEAGVCLEVVRQFAGVTPILGVCLGHQTIIQAFGGEVGRAKELFHGKTSLVLHDGRSLFNQIPLPFTVARYHSLIGNEVTLPDSLEVTARTPSGDLMGVRHVDFAVEGVQFHPESILTEHGKKLLQNFLDYYEVGFSEKATVQ from the coding sequence ATGATCCTAATGATTGATAACTATGATTCTTTCACATACAATTTAGTTCAATATGTAGGAGAGATTTATGGAGATATTACCGTAAGAAGGAACGACGAAGTGACGATTGATGAAATTCGTGAGATGGATCCTGATGCTATTCTTTTATCACCAGGCCCATGCAGCCCAAACGAAGCAGGGGTTTGTTTAGAGGTTGTTCGTCAGTTCGCAGGTGTGACGCCGATCTTGGGCGTGTGTTTAGGCCATCAGACGATTATTCAGGCATTCGGTGGAGAAGTTGGACGTGCGAAGGAACTATTTCATGGCAAAACCTCACTCGTTTTGCATGATGGACGTAGCTTATTTAATCAAATTCCACTTCCGTTTACCGTTGCGCGCTATCATTCTTTAATAGGGAATGAAGTGACGTTACCAGATAGTTTGGAAGTCACTGCACGTACACCGAGCGGAGATTTAATGGGTGTCCGCCACGTTGATTTCGCAGTAGAAGGCGTGCAGTTTCATCCTGAGTCGATCTTGACTGAGCATGGAAAGAAGCTACTTCAGAATTTCTTAGATTATTATGAAGTAGGCTTTTCTGAGAAAGCAACAGTTCAATAA
- a CDS encoding FAD-binding domain-containing protein, whose protein sequence is MLHVVWYKRDLRLHDHRPLQEAWREREPILPLYVAEPSIWQESELSIRHFQFVQESLQDLSEALNGIGGSLFVTVSEIEPVLETIYQSFGPFTLHAHEESGWPITYERNRQVREWMGKRELDFHEYSQFGIAREEESVRSFQTEWKAFVQQPVQEVPSLLTTVDEESLPSTFSTQLDPLHRFNVGGKRIRYGQQGGEKLAHETLDSFLEDRYRRYKEDRQHPLASTNACSRLSPYLAYGNLSMKYVAKRTEQAMEVCEDQEEKKELKAFYSNLQSRCRSIQWLKDGPDVVYGPLNSSFHQERVEMEGFERWATGQTGIPMIDAAMRALLKTGWLNERARAMLLSFACHTMGLDGKRSCEYLAGLFIDYEPGIHYKQVYSLLALEPGTKLRLYDPVREGKKHDSEGRFVRQYISTLKHVPNSFIHEPWKYDGFFHLDYCGPIVDVKKANRNVKLRWDEVENKGNSEAKGKKREATKAKDESEQITFDLFKE, encoded by the coding sequence GTGTTACATGTTGTCTGGTATAAACGGGATTTACGTTTGCATGATCATCGACCACTTCAGGAGGCGTGGCGGGAAAGAGAGCCCATTTTGCCACTGTATGTGGCGGAGCCTTCCATTTGGCAGGAAAGTGAATTATCGATTCGTCATTTTCAGTTTGTACAAGAGAGTTTACAAGATCTAAGTGAAGCGTTGAATGGGATTGGTGGCTCTTTGTTTGTTACCGTTTCAGAAATTGAACCTGTATTAGAAACGATCTATCAATCATTTGGGCCTTTTACGCTCCATGCGCACGAAGAGAGTGGATGGCCAATTACATATGAACGAAATCGACAAGTGCGGGAGTGGATGGGTAAGAGGGAACTAGATTTCCATGAGTATTCACAATTCGGTATAGCACGTGAGGAAGAGAGTGTGCGGTCGTTTCAGACCGAATGGAAGGCGTTTGTCCAACAGCCTGTTCAAGAAGTTCCTTCTTTACTCACAACGGTAGATGAGGAAAGCTTGCCGAGCACATTTTCAACCCAACTTGATCCATTACATCGTTTTAATGTTGGGGGAAAACGAATTCGTTACGGTCAGCAGGGCGGGGAGAAGTTGGCTCATGAAACACTTGATAGTTTCCTGGAAGATCGTTATAGGCGTTACAAGGAAGACAGACAACACCCTCTTGCTTCAACAAATGCGTGTAGTCGTCTTTCCCCTTACTTGGCTTATGGGAACTTATCAATGAAATATGTCGCCAAGCGAACAGAACAAGCAATGGAAGTATGTGAAGATCAGGAGGAGAAGAAGGAGTTAAAAGCCTTCTACTCAAATTTACAATCTCGTTGTCGATCTATTCAATGGCTTAAAGATGGCCCGGATGTTGTTTATGGTCCTCTGAACTCTTCTTTTCATCAAGAACGAGTGGAGATGGAGGGATTTGAGCGGTGGGCAACTGGACAAACGGGCATTCCAATGATTGACGCAGCTATGCGAGCTCTTCTTAAGACAGGGTGGCTCAATGAAAGAGCTCGGGCCATGCTTTTATCGTTTGCTTGTCATACGATGGGGTTGGATGGGAAGAGATCTTGTGAATACCTTGCAGGGCTTTTCATAGATTATGAACCTGGTATTCACTATAAGCAGGTTTATTCACTGCTTGCTCTAGAGCCTGGTACAAAACTCCGTTTATATGATCCTGTTAGAGAAGGGAAGAAGCATGACTCGGAAGGTAGATTCGTTCGTCAGTATATTTCGACATTAAAGCATGTACCGAATTCGTTTATTCATGAACCATGGAAATATGATGGGTTCTTCCACCTAGATTATTGTGGTCCTATTGTCGATGTAAAGAAGGCGAATCGAAACGTGAAGCTTCGGTGGGATGAAGTGGAGAATAAAGGGAATTCAGAGGCAAAAGGGAAGAAGAGGGAAGCGACCAAAGCTAAGGATGAAAGCGAACAGATCACTTTTGATTTATTCAAGGAGTAA
- a CDS encoding ABC transporter permease translates to MNHATPTLNHPENPTVQKPSSPWRDAWRSFSKNKIAIVGLSIVLFFILLALFAPLIMPYDHTKPDLLNRLQGPSADHWLGTDDFGRDILSRIIYGARISLWVGFSCVAGSIIVGCTLGILAGFYGKWVDTIISRIFDILLAFPSILLAIAIVAILGPDLQNALIAIAVINVPNFGRLIRSKVLSVKEEEYITAAKSIGMKDIRILFHHVLPNSMTPVIVQGTLAVATAIIEVAALSFLGLGAQSPDVDWGKMLADSKGYLVQAPWTMIFPGLAIMLTVLGFNLMGDGLRDALDPKMKQ, encoded by the coding sequence ATGAACCACGCTACCCCTACACTAAATCACCCTGAAAACCCAACTGTTCAGAAGCCCTCTTCACCATGGCGCGACGCCTGGAGAAGCTTTTCCAAAAACAAAATTGCTATAGTGGGATTAAGTATCGTACTCTTCTTTATTCTACTCGCCCTCTTTGCACCGCTGATTATGCCTTATGATCATACAAAGCCTGACCTTCTGAACCGCCTGCAGGGTCCATCTGCCGACCATTGGCTCGGTACAGACGACTTCGGTCGCGATATTCTTTCAAGGATTATTTATGGCGCACGGATCTCTCTATGGGTGGGATTTTCATGTGTTGCCGGCTCCATCATTGTGGGCTGCACCCTCGGAATCTTAGCTGGATTTTATGGAAAATGGGTGGATACGATCATCTCGAGAATCTTTGATATCCTCCTAGCTTTCCCCAGCATCCTGCTTGCTATTGCGATTGTGGCAATACTTGGTCCGGATCTCCAAAACGCTCTTATCGCCATTGCGGTAATCAACGTCCCAAACTTCGGGCGCCTCATTCGTTCTAAAGTCTTGAGTGTGAAAGAAGAGGAATACATTACCGCTGCAAAGTCTATCGGTATGAAGGATATACGGATCTTGTTTCATCACGTTCTTCCAAACAGTATGACCCCTGTAATTGTTCAAGGAACCTTAGCAGTTGCTACGGCGATTATTGAAGTAGCCGCTTTAAGTTTCTTAGGACTCGGCGCCCAGTCTCCTGATGTGGATTGGGGGAAAATGCTCGCAGATTCTAAAGGGTATCTCGTACAAGCTCCTTGGACAATGATTTTCCCTGGACTTGCTATTATGCTAACGGTACTTGGCTTTAACTTAATGGGTGATGGCTTGCGAGATGCCCTCGATCCGAAAATGAAACAATAA
- a CDS encoding ABC transporter permease, protein MGAYTIRRILMLLPVLFGMSLLVFSIIYLIPGNPAQIILGQRATLEAIAEVEKQLGLDQPWHIQYVDYLTSLLQGDLGTSIKTDVPISQEIFTYLAATVELTLVAMVIAIFIGVNAGIISAWFHNSWFDYTAMVFALIGVSMPIFWLGLMEQYIFSVQLDWLPSTGRYEASSVIDPITHLYLVDTLLQGDWKQFVDVSKHLVLPGIALATIPMAIIARMTRSSMLEVMRSDYIRTARAKGLGNFWVVYKHSLKNAVIPVLTVIGLQTGLLLGGAILTETIFGWPGIGRYIYDAIQYRDYPVIQSGILLIATIFVFINVIVDLLYAFIDPRINYK, encoded by the coding sequence ATGGGGGCTTATACGATAAGAAGGATTTTGATGCTCCTACCCGTTTTATTCGGCATGAGTTTACTCGTCTTTTCGATTATTTATCTCATCCCTGGTAATCCTGCGCAAATCATATTGGGTCAACGAGCTACACTTGAGGCTATTGCTGAAGTGGAGAAACAGCTCGGTCTTGATCAACCGTGGCACATTCAATATGTCGACTATCTTACAAGCCTTCTTCAAGGTGATCTTGGGACATCCATTAAAACAGACGTTCCAATCAGTCAAGAGATCTTTACTTATCTCGCTGCTACAGTAGAATTGACGCTCGTCGCGATGGTGATTGCCATTTTCATCGGTGTCAACGCAGGCATTATTAGCGCATGGTTCCATAATTCATGGTTCGATTATACAGCCATGGTTTTCGCTCTTATTGGAGTATCGATGCCAATCTTTTGGCTTGGTTTAATGGAACAATACATTTTCTCTGTGCAACTAGACTGGCTCCCCTCTACTGGAAGGTATGAGGCTTCAAGCGTAATTGATCCTATTACTCATTTGTATTTAGTGGACACGCTCTTACAAGGAGACTGGAAACAATTCGTTGATGTATCTAAACATTTAGTTTTGCCTGGTATTGCTCTTGCCACAATCCCGATGGCGATTATTGCTCGCATGACCCGTTCATCCATGCTAGAAGTGATGCGCTCTGATTACATTCGAACAGCACGCGCGAAAGGCCTGGGTAACTTTTGGGTCGTGTACAAGCATTCGTTAAAGAATGCTGTCATTCCAGTTCTCACTGTCATCGGCCTTCAAACCGGCCTCTTACTAGGCGGAGCCATCTTAACAGAAACCATCTTTGGCTGGCCTGGTATTGGACGATACATTTATGACGCTATTCAGTACCGGGACTACCCTGTCATTCAATCTGGCATTCTGTTAATCGCCACCATCTTTGTCTTTATTAATGTCATTGTAGATTTACTTTACGCCTTTATCGACCCAAGGATCAATTATAAATAG